The following are encoded together in the Gemmatimonadaceae bacterium genome:
- the nirK gene encoding nitrite reductase, copper-containing, whose translation MDHSTIAVSASSKAPFRVLVAAVCVALSLQGCSQQDSASARDPLANRPSGALPVETLQVAHAPAVPKAITRKTPAKIIINLETREVRKRLADGVEYTFWTFGGSVPGPMLRVRSGDEVEFHLNNHPTSKMPHNIDLHAVTGPGGGAASSFTAPGHSSQFSFAALNPGLYIYHCATAPVGMHIANGMYGLILVEPPEGLPPVDREFYIVQSEFYTAGRHGEAGVQPFDMEKALHEDPEYVVFNGSVGAVAGDNALKAKVGEKVRMYVGNGGPNLVSSFHVIGEIFDKVYTEGGSIANQHDVQTTLVPAGGSAMVDFKLEVPGTFILVDHSIFRAFNKGALGMLKVEGDEQKVIYSGKQSDVVYLPEGGAVQTMPAEASAAPERELPRAELLARGQQVFAGNCVACHQLGGEGVPGAFPPLKGSDFLMADKDRAIGVVMRGLSGEVTVNGQKFNGVMPSLALTNTDIAAVLSYVRTNFGNHATDLVTLKDVQRVRAARPKP comes from the coding sequence GTGGATCACTCGACCATCGCCGTCTCCGCTTCGAGCAAGGCGCCGTTTCGTGTGCTAGTTGCAGCTGTATGCGTCGCACTATCGCTCCAGGGTTGTTCCCAGCAGGACTCGGCGTCGGCGAGGGATCCGCTCGCGAATCGGCCGAGCGGCGCGCTCCCGGTCGAGACGCTCCAGGTCGCCCATGCCCCTGCGGTCCCCAAGGCGATCACCCGCAAGACTCCCGCGAAGATCATCATCAATCTCGAGACGCGCGAAGTGCGCAAGCGCCTCGCCGACGGCGTCGAGTACACGTTCTGGACCTTTGGCGGATCGGTGCCGGGTCCCATGCTGCGGGTGCGCTCGGGTGACGAGGTGGAGTTCCACCTCAACAACCACCCGACGAGCAAGATGCCGCACAACATCGACCTGCATGCCGTGACTGGGCCCGGTGGTGGCGCGGCGTCGTCGTTCACGGCGCCGGGGCATAGCTCGCAGTTCTCGTTCGCCGCGCTCAATCCGGGCCTCTACATCTACCATTGCGCAACCGCGCCGGTCGGCATGCACATCGCCAACGGCATGTACGGCCTCATCCTCGTCGAACCGCCCGAGGGGCTCCCTCCGGTCGATCGCGAGTTCTACATCGTGCAGAGCGAGTTCTACACCGCGGGGCGCCATGGCGAGGCGGGCGTCCAGCCGTTCGACATGGAGAAGGCGCTCCACGAAGATCCGGAGTACGTCGTCTTCAACGGCTCGGTGGGCGCGGTGGCCGGCGACAACGCACTCAAGGCCAAGGTGGGCGAGAAGGTGCGCATGTACGTCGGCAACGGCGGCCCCAACCTGGTGTCGAGCTTCCACGTGATCGGCGAAATCTTCGACAAGGTCTACACCGAAGGTGGATCGATCGCCAACCAGCATGACGTCCAGACGACCCTCGTCCCGGCGGGCGGTTCGGCGATGGTCGACTTCAAGCTCGAAGTGCCGGGGACGTTCATTCTCGTCGATCACTCGATCTTCCGCGCCTTCAACAAGGGGGCGCTGGGGATGCTCAAGGTCGAGGGCGACGAACAGAAGGTCATCTACTCCGGCAAGCAGAGCGACGTCGTGTATCTCCCCGAAGGCGGGGCGGTGCAGACGATGCCGGCCGAGGCCAGCGCCGCGCCGGAACGCGAACTGCCGCGCGCCGAGCTGCTCGCCCGTGGCCAGCAGGTGTTTGCCGGCAACTGCGTCGCCTGCCACCAGTTAGGTGGAGAGGGCGTCCCCGGGGCCTTCCCGCCGCTCAAGGGGAGCGACTTCCTCATGGCGGACAAGGACCGCGCCATCGGCGTCGTGATGCGTGGCTTGTCGGGTGAAGTCACGGTCAACGGGCAGAAGTTCAACGGTGTGATGCCGAGCCTCGCGCTCACCAACACCGACATTGCCGCCGTGCTGTCGTACGTGCGCACCAACTTCGGCAACCACGCCACCGACCTGGTGACGTTGAAGGACGTGCAGCGCGTGCGCGCCGCACGACCCAAGCCCTGA
- a CDS encoding SCO family protein: protein MITGVGTPRARRALALTCRALTCCSALLCLLPFVAPQAQAQGRTAAGALPELSLYRLSGRWTNHDGRAIALADLRGETVVVAMVYTSCTMTCPLITREMQLVQNALPADVRPKVRFVLASFDPARDSVGALHRHASKMALDDRWLVVRGAPSDVRQLAVLLGVSYRQLPSGDFDHSNIISVLDADGVMRFQSPRVPGDREALGKAVVAAARAAAPAR, encoded by the coding sequence ATGATCACCGGCGTTGGGACGCCCCGCGCACGGCGCGCGCTCGCGCTCACGTGCCGCGCGCTCACGTGCTGCAGCGCGCTGTTGTGCCTCCTCCCCTTCGTCGCGCCGCAGGCACAGGCGCAAGGACGTACCGCGGCCGGCGCGCTCCCCGAACTCTCCCTCTATCGTCTCTCCGGGCGGTGGACCAACCACGACGGACGTGCCATCGCGCTCGCCGACCTGCGGGGTGAGACGGTCGTCGTCGCCATGGTGTACACCTCGTGCACGATGACCTGTCCGCTCATCACGCGCGAGATGCAGCTGGTGCAGAATGCGCTCCCCGCCGACGTCAGGCCCAAGGTGCGCTTCGTCCTCGCCTCGTTCGATCCGGCGCGTGACTCGGTTGGTGCGCTCCACCGGCATGCGAGCAAGATGGCGCTCGACGACCGGTGGCTCGTCGTGCGCGGCGCACCATCCGACGTGCGCCAGTTGGCGGTGCTGCTCGGCGTGAGCTACCGGCAACTGCCGAGCGGTGACTTCGACCACTCCAACATCATCAGCGTGCTCGACGCCGACGGCGTGATGCGCTTCCAGTCGCCGCGCGTTCCGGGCGACCGCGAGGCACTTGGCAAGGCCGTCGTCGCCGCCGCGCGCGCCGCGGCACCCGCGCGTTAG
- a CDS encoding formylglycine-generating enzyme family protein has protein sequence MLPISTRKARVCGMMLVLLCGGASGAAAQRAPALRYRAVAGGHVRPFYLAGVADTGLAVAPFLLAERPVSNADFLQFVIARPEWRRSRVPRIAADAAYLRHWANDTVPGPGVDATASVVNVSWFAAHAYAEWRGARLPTSAEWELAASRFQRALGPSPERLQAHLLSTYGAQSSGAANPTARLVSDDGVVGLHGGPWEWVDDFNAVVTSGESRGDGTPDDGLFCAGGAALTADPGNYAAFMRYAVRGSLRGTYALATLGFRVARDAAPSPARGRQ, from the coding sequence ATGCTCCCCATCTCGACGCGTAAGGCGCGAGTGTGCGGGATGATGCTGGTCCTGCTGTGCGGTGGCGCCTCGGGCGCCGCCGCACAGCGTGCGCCCGCCCTCCGCTATCGTGCGGTGGCGGGCGGACATGTGCGCCCCTTCTACCTGGCGGGGGTTGCCGACACGGGGCTCGCGGTTGCGCCCTTCCTGCTCGCCGAGCGCCCCGTGAGCAATGCGGATTTTCTGCAGTTTGTCATCGCCCGGCCCGAGTGGCGGCGCTCGCGCGTGCCGCGCATCGCCGCCGACGCCGCCTACTTGCGGCACTGGGCAAACGATACGGTGCCGGGACCGGGCGTCGATGCCACGGCGAGCGTGGTGAACGTCTCCTGGTTTGCCGCACATGCCTACGCCGAGTGGCGGGGGGCACGCCTCCCCACTTCGGCGGAGTGGGAACTGGCCGCGAGCCGCTTCCAGCGCGCGCTCGGCCCCTCGCCCGAGCGCCTGCAGGCGCACCTGCTGTCGACCTACGGTGCGCAGTCGTCAGGCGCCGCCAACCCCACCGCCCGCCTGGTGAGCGATGACGGCGTGGTGGGATTGCACGGCGGTCCCTGGGAATGGGTCGACGACTTCAACGCCGTCGTCACCAGTGGAGAGTCGCGCGGCGACGGAACGCCTGACGACGGCTTGTTCTGCGCCGGCGGGGCCGCGCTCACCGCCGATCCCGGCAACTACGCGGCCTTCATGCGCTACGCAGTGCGCGGTTCGCTGCGCGGCACCTATGCATTGGCAACGCTCGGCTTCCGCGTCGCGCGCGATGCGGCGCCTTCTCCTGCACGAGGACGACAATGA
- a CDS encoding GAF domain-containing sensor histidine kinase yields MPKAFRKAPEGLRSSKPVLPTSTTPESLRELMAVREIVHAFLNADRPEEVFQFALDRVSPLVGATFASVYLVDGVSELMHLIAAYNWPERYKPWLGEMRVRLGFGPSGEAVAERRVIEVPDVFTDADLEDWGEVAAELGFKSLVALPLQTSSRVLGAVTFYFAESGKRGPESRGMMRLVADQMSATAEKASLIEQLRRTNAALTEANAELEEQYAAVVEARKAKDEFLANISHELRTPLTSVLGYISILQEELSGPLTDGQRQDLAHVKRSSERLLELIEDLLELTTLTRGDISLYIEEFDPAAVLHDVVASAQGRSSEVELHVAEVPPFMPRMKSDRKKISRILASLLGNAYKFTPRGRVDVGVTLVGDRVHFTVADTGIGIPVEAQGTVFEAFRQVDGSVTRRYGGSGLGLALARRLARLLGGDVELRSAPGSGTAFTLALPLEFEPALDARGNLTIT; encoded by the coding sequence GTGCCCAAGGCTTTCCGCAAGGCCCCCGAGGGGCTGCGATCGTCCAAGCCCGTCCTCCCCACCTCGACCACGCCCGAGTCGCTGCGTGAGTTGATGGCGGTGCGCGAAATCGTGCACGCCTTCCTCAACGCCGACCGTCCCGAGGAGGTCTTCCAGTTCGCCCTGGACCGCGTCTCGCCGCTGGTCGGCGCGACCTTCGCCTCGGTCTACCTGGTAGACGGCGTCTCGGAGCTGATGCACCTCATCGCCGCGTACAACTGGCCGGAGCGCTACAAGCCGTGGCTGGGGGAGATGCGGGTGCGCCTGGGCTTTGGCCCCAGCGGCGAGGCGGTCGCCGAGCGGCGCGTGATCGAGGTCCCCGACGTCTTCACAGACGCCGACCTGGAGGACTGGGGAGAAGTGGCGGCGGAGCTTGGCTTCAAGTCGCTCGTCGCACTTCCGCTGCAGACGTCGAGCCGCGTACTGGGGGCGGTGACCTTCTACTTCGCCGAATCGGGGAAGCGTGGCCCCGAGTCGCGCGGGATGATGCGTCTCGTCGCCGACCAGATGTCGGCCACCGCCGAGAAGGCGTCGCTCATCGAGCAGCTGCGTCGCACCAACGCCGCCCTCACCGAGGCCAACGCCGAGTTGGAGGAGCAGTACGCGGCGGTCGTCGAGGCGCGGAAGGCGAAGGACGAGTTCCTGGCCAACATCTCGCACGAGCTGCGCACGCCGCTCACCTCGGTGCTCGGCTACATCTCGATCCTGCAGGAGGAGCTTTCCGGCCCCCTCACCGACGGACAGCGGCAGGACCTGGCGCACGTGAAGCGGTCGAGCGAGCGCTTGCTGGAACTCATCGAGGACCTGCTCGAGCTGACGACGCTCACGCGCGGCGACATCTCGCTCTATATCGAGGAGTTTGACCCCGCGGCGGTGTTGCACGACGTGGTGGCGTCGGCGCAGGGGCGCTCGAGCGAGGTGGAGCTGCACGTGGCCGAGGTGCCGCCGTTCATGCCGCGGATGAAATCCGACCGGAAGAAAATCTCCCGCATCCTCGCTAGCTTGCTGGGGAACGCGTACAAGTTCACCCCGCGCGGGCGAGTCGACGTGGGGGTGACGCTGGTGGGAGACCGGGTCCACTTCACGGTTGCCGATACGGGGATCGGGATCCCGGTGGAGGCGCAGGGGACGGTTTTCGAGGCGTTTCGCCAGGTGGATGGCTCGGTGACACGCCGTTACGGGGGGTCGGGGCTGGGGTTGGCGCTGGCTCGGAGATTGGCGCGACTCCTGGGTGGCGATGTTGAGCTGCGATCGGCGCCGGGGAGCGGGACGGCGTTCACGCTCGCGCTGCCGCTGGAGTTCGAGCCCGCGCTCGATGCGCGGGGTAACCTAACGATCACGTGA
- a CDS encoding SDR family NAD(P)-dependent oxidoreductase, translating to MPSALITGASKGIGRAIALRLAPDYDIVALARSEDQLRTLGAEIAAKGGRCTAVGVDLRDPTAIATALQGVTADVLVNNAGVMHRKSFIDLMPDEWSEMMDVNVNAIYHVTHAILPGMIAKGAGHIINVSSIAGRSIMLGGSGYNATKHAVQALSECLMLEVRDHGVKVSLVMPGSVATELTPGGSKVAWALRPDDVAACVAQILSMPAHALTFMVEVRAARPTR from the coding sequence ATGCCCTCAGCCCTCATCACCGGCGCCTCCAAAGGAATCGGCCGCGCCATCGCCCTCCGCCTCGCTCCCGACTACGACATCGTCGCCCTCGCCCGTAGCGAGGACCAGCTCCGCACGCTCGGCGCCGAGATCGCCGCCAAGGGGGGGCGCTGCACCGCCGTCGGCGTCGACCTGCGCGATCCCACGGCGATTGCCACCGCGCTGCAGGGGGTCACGGCCGACGTGCTCGTCAACAACGCCGGCGTCATGCACCGCAAGTCCTTCATCGACCTCATGCCCGACGAGTGGAGCGAGATGATGGACGTGAACGTCAACGCCATCTATCACGTCACGCACGCCATCCTTCCGGGGATGATTGCCAAGGGTGCCGGCCACATCATCAACGTGTCGTCCATCGCCGGGCGAAGCATCATGCTCGGCGGGAGCGGCTACAACGCCACCAAACATGCCGTGCAGGCGCTGAGCGAGTGCCTCATGCTCGAGGTGCGTGACCATGGCGTGAAGGTCTCGCTCGTGATGCCGGGGTCGGTCGCCACCGAACTCACCCCTGGCGGTTCCAAGGTGGCGTGGGCGCTGCGCCCGGACGACGTGGCCGCGTGTGTTGCGCAGATTCTCTCCATGCCTGCGCACGCCCTCACCTTCATGGTCGAGGTTCGCGCCGCGCGCCCCACGCGGTGA
- a CDS encoding DUF58 domain-containing protein, with protein MSIPREYGPILDAVRGLTWPARRRVSGTHTGAHLSRLRGRAPELSEYRLYRQGDDPRQLDWKLLARSDRAFTRLSDDRAVHPTWFVIDASASMAFPEASHAKWWMARALAVGIAAVAQRSGDPVGAVIAAARGLVHVRARTRADVLVELVSALGSATPAGAHALAPALLAVPVRARLVVVSDLLGDEEALRGAAAARAHAGGDVHVVHVVSRDELEPPPALALAVDPEDDTIERPLDAAGRAAYRARFAEWRSATARAWRLAGASYRQVQAEDDAALVVRGVATGAGRRSGEGDALGDGGHGGDVRRGGAPLPPLESRLGDR; from the coding sequence ATGTCGATCCCGCGCGAGTACGGCCCCATCCTCGATGCCGTGCGCGGGCTCACCTGGCCGGCGCGACGCCGCGTGAGCGGGACGCACACCGGCGCACATCTCTCCCGCCTGCGCGGGCGCGCCCCCGAACTCAGCGAGTACCGCCTCTATCGCCAGGGTGACGATCCGCGCCAGCTCGACTGGAAGCTCCTCGCCCGCAGCGATCGCGCCTTTACGCGCCTTTCGGACGACCGCGCGGTGCACCCCACCTGGTTCGTCATCGACGCCTCGGCGTCGATGGCCTTTCCCGAGGCGTCGCACGCCAAGTGGTGGATGGCGCGCGCGCTCGCCGTGGGGATCGCCGCCGTTGCCCAGCGTTCGGGCGATCCGGTCGGCGCCGTCATCGCCGCCGCGCGCGGCCTCGTGCACGTGCGCGCCCGCACCCGCGCCGACGTCCTCGTCGAGCTGGTCTCCGCGTTAGGCAGTGCCACGCCGGCCGGCGCGCACGCCCTGGCGCCGGCGCTCCTCGCCGTCCCCGTGCGCGCCCGGCTCGTGGTCGTGAGCGACTTGCTGGGCGATGAGGAGGCTCTGCGCGGGGCCGCCGCCGCGCGCGCCCACGCCGGCGGTGATGTGCACGTGGTGCACGTGGTGTCGCGCGACGAACTCGAGCCGCCCCCGGCGCTCGCCCTGGCGGTCGATCCGGAAGACGACACCATCGAGCGCCCGCTGGACGCGGCAGGGCGCGCCGCCTACCGCGCCCGCTTCGCCGAGTGGCGTTCGGCCACCGCGCGCGCCTGGCGACTGGCGGGGGCGAGCTACCGGCAGGTGCAGGCGGAGGATGATGCGGCGCTCGTCGTGCGGGGGGTGGCGACGGGGGCGGGGAGGCGCTCGGGCGAAGGGGATGCGCTGGGCGATGGCGGACACGGGGGAGACGTTAGGCGCGGCGGCGCGCCGCTTCCGCCGCTCGAGTCCCGCCTCGGCGATCGCTGA
- a CDS encoding MoxR family ATPase yields the protein MSAVSAGPADAAGPARAAASAAAHASPNSAELQPEALLAAASRLRDEVARRIVGQREVLDEILMAILAGGHALLVGVPGLAKTLMIRSVADAMRLDFRRIQFTPDLVPSDITGTEILEENASTGGRSFRFVRGPVFANIVLADEINRAPPRTQAALLEAMQEHRVTAAGETMRLPEPFFVLATQNPIEQEGTYPLPEAQLDRFLFDIRVGYPGEDEEVAILRATTGRLEVELQPVLDGAQTLALQRLARDVAASEPALRYAAALARATRPDSSGAPELVKRYARWGAGPRAGQALILGAKAHALLSGRMAVAPEDIRRVAGPVLRHRVLPNFAAEAEGIGAERIVREVVERVSAPASGVRL from the coding sequence ATGTCTGCGGTCTCCGCGGGCCCTGCGGACGCAGCAGGCCCCGCGCGCGCGGCCGCCAGCGCGGCCGCCCACGCTTCCCCAAACTCGGCAGAGCTGCAACCGGAGGCGTTGCTGGCGGCGGCGTCGCGCCTGCGCGACGAAGTCGCGCGCCGCATCGTGGGGCAGCGCGAGGTGCTGGACGAGATCCTGATGGCGATCCTCGCCGGCGGGCACGCGCTGCTGGTTGGCGTCCCCGGGTTGGCCAAGACGCTGATGATCCGCTCGGTGGCCGACGCGATGCGACTCGACTTCAGGCGCATCCAGTTCACCCCGGACCTCGTTCCCAGCGACATCACCGGGACGGAGATCCTCGAGGAGAACGCGAGCACGGGGGGGCGCTCGTTCCGCTTCGTGCGCGGGCCCGTCTTCGCCAACATCGTCCTGGCCGACGAAATCAACCGTGCCCCGCCGCGCACGCAGGCCGCGCTGCTCGAGGCCATGCAGGAGCACCGCGTGACGGCGGCGGGCGAGACGATGCGACTCCCCGAACCGTTCTTCGTCCTGGCCACGCAGAACCCGATCGAGCAGGAGGGGACGTACCCGCTCCCCGAGGCGCAGCTGGACCGCTTCCTTTTCGACATTCGCGTCGGGTATCCGGGTGAGGACGAGGAGGTGGCGATCTTGCGCGCGACGACCGGGAGATTGGAGGTCGAGTTGCAGCCGGTGCTGGATGGGGCGCAGACGCTGGCGTTGCAGCGGCTGGCGCGCGACGTGGCGGCGAGCGAGCCGGCGCTGCGCTATGCGGCGGCGCTGGCGCGCGCCACGCGCCCCGACTCGTCAGGCGCTCCCGAGCTGGTGAAGCGGTACGCGCGCTGGGGGGCTGGCCCGCGCGCGGGGCAGGCGCTGATCCTTGGGGCCAAGGCACATGCGCTGCTGTCGGGGCGCATGGCGGTGGCGCCGGAGGACATACGGCGGGTGGCGGGGCCGGTGCTGCGGCATAGGGTGCTGCCCAACTTCGCGGCGGAGGCGGAGGGGATCGGGGCGGAGCGGATCGTGCGCGAGGTGGTGGAGCGTGTGAGCGCGCCGGCGAGCGGCGTGCGGCTGTAG
- a CDS encoding BatA domain-containing protein, with amino-acid sequence MPILAAPLFLLGAALAAGVVVALHLLAWRRPAPRLLPTARFAPAASTRALSRTVQLRDVVLLFLRVAALLLAGLALARPSWHPARRGVARVLVLDAARRVASAREVTDSARTAAAGAATVVRVRVDSTARVLPDTVLGDVAMVRGSLGAGLIVAIREARRLAPTHERVELVVISPFATESWDASMDAVRARWDGPVRTMRVAAVTDSMATARMSDDVGISGAAGAPESLRDPVDAALALAIPSAGVASRRTRIVRDAITAADSAAARQGGIVIHWPRLTLPASAFTPRALTLGDRTTIARFAAIAVGGAVPDEGSSRGNAPPIASVIARWGDGAPAALESTLGAGCIRTIGVALSTSGDAALSTSLRAALRELAAPCGGGAMTVVDSARLANWAMHPAREPADSRTARRTLVAEAEQGREAQRWLLAVVALLLAAEWWMRRRRAPDADAEPRSATATSEAA; translated from the coding sequence GTGCCGATACTCGCCGCCCCCCTCTTCCTCCTTGGCGCCGCCCTTGCCGCCGGCGTCGTCGTCGCGTTGCACCTGCTGGCCTGGCGGCGCCCCGCGCCGCGCCTGCTTCCCACGGCGCGCTTTGCCCCCGCCGCGTCCACGCGCGCCCTCTCGCGCACCGTGCAACTGCGCGACGTGGTCCTCCTCTTCCTGCGCGTCGCCGCATTGCTCCTGGCGGGGCTCGCCCTGGCCCGTCCGTCGTGGCACCCCGCACGGCGCGGCGTGGCCCGCGTCCTCGTCCTCGACGCCGCACGCCGCGTGGCCAGCGCGCGCGAGGTGACCGACAGCGCGCGCACCGCCGCTGCCGGCGCCGCCACCGTAGTCCGCGTCCGCGTCGACTCCACCGCGCGCGTCCTCCCCGACACCGTCCTCGGTGATGTCGCGATGGTCCGCGGGTCACTCGGCGCCGGCCTCATCGTCGCCATTCGCGAAGCAAGACGCCTCGCGCCAACGCACGAGCGCGTCGAACTGGTCGTCATCTCTCCCTTCGCCACCGAGAGCTGGGACGCGTCGATGGACGCGGTGCGGGCGCGATGGGACGGTCCCGTCCGCACCATGCGCGTCGCCGCCGTCACCGATTCCATGGCGACAGCGCGCATGAGCGATGACGTCGGCATCTCGGGCGCCGCGGGCGCCCCCGAGTCGCTGCGCGATCCTGTCGACGCCGCGCTCGCCCTCGCCATTCCGAGTGCCGGCGTCGCCTCGCGCCGCACGCGCATCGTGCGCGACGCCATCACCGCCGCCGACTCCGCTGCCGCGCGCCAGGGAGGTATCGTCATCCATTGGCCGCGACTCACCCTCCCCGCGTCGGCCTTCACGCCACGTGCTCTCACGTTAGGCGACCGCACGACCATCGCCCGCTTCGCCGCAATCGCAGTCGGCGGCGCTGTCCCGGATGAGGGTTCGTCCCGGGGCAATGCGCCACCGATCGCCAGCGTCATCGCGCGCTGGGGCGATGGCGCGCCCGCCGCCCTCGAGTCGACGCTCGGCGCGGGATGCATTCGTACGATAGGGGTCGCCCTCTCGACGTCAGGTGACGCCGCGCTCTCCACGTCGCTCCGCGCGGCCCTCCGCGAGCTCGCGGCGCCGTGCGGCGGTGGCGCCATGACCGTGGTCGACAGCGCTCGGCTCGCTAACTGGGCCATGCATCCTGCGCGTGAACCAGCCGACTCGCGCACCGCCCGACGCACGCTAGTCGCCGAGGCCGAACAGGGGCGCGAGGCGCAGCGGTGGCTGCTCGCGGTCGTCGCTTTGCTGCTGGCGGCCGAGTGGTGGATGCGACGCCGACGCGCCCCGGACGCCGATGCCGAACCGCGCAGCGCCACCGCCACCTCGGAGGCGGCATGA
- a CDS encoding alginate export family protein, protein MQARARLLLPTLCIVAGALRPAAHAGAQAAAPAPRPAFENLRFREDWSKAPSGDPLDPLKHIALGEGGAAWLSFGGHVRVRGESVQNFLGGGAGTRTDAFTAVRAHLHADLHLGTHVRAFVEGRFADVSGRELPGGARAIDRDRGDLGNAFVELGGTMNGVKAAARVGRQELLLGRERIISPLDWANVRRVFEGAAVEARRGSLALGAFAAHPLTLRPLRRDIADDVAQLWGTTAAWQAPRGGRIVEGAILVKSLDAVGTTPSTKRSAATARVVTPLARPDLLLEVEGGAQQVSTSGNTSYATMLASDLTWSPKRRWTPSFALGFDRASGTAAGERAQSGTWDQLYPLAHAYAGYADVLGRRNLVEERFVVQFSPLPAGRFRTGLHSFQRASTADAAYDATGGVFRAGNAGTSRAVGTELDVTLQWRLGRHMRMDGGFARFAPGAFMKESGSARAYSWLFSALTATF, encoded by the coding sequence ATGCAAGCCCGTGCCAGATTGCTCCTGCCGACGCTGTGCATCGTGGCCGGTGCGCTCCGTCCCGCTGCACATGCCGGTGCCCAGGCGGCTGCCCCCGCACCGCGCCCCGCCTTCGAGAACCTCCGCTTTCGCGAAGACTGGTCCAAGGCTCCCTCCGGCGATCCGCTCGATCCGCTCAAGCACATCGCGTTAGGTGAGGGAGGGGCGGCATGGCTCTCCTTCGGTGGACACGTGCGCGTGCGCGGCGAATCGGTCCAGAACTTCCTTGGTGGCGGCGCCGGCACGCGCACCGATGCGTTCACCGCGGTCCGCGCGCACCTGCACGCCGACCTCCACCTGGGGACGCACGTGCGCGCCTTTGTCGAGGGGCGCTTTGCCGATGTCTCCGGCCGGGAGTTGCCCGGCGGCGCGCGTGCGATCGATCGCGATCGCGGCGACCTCGGCAACGCATTTGTAGAGCTGGGTGGAACCATGAACGGCGTGAAGGCCGCCGCACGCGTGGGACGGCAGGAGTTGCTGCTGGGGCGCGAGCGCATCATCTCGCCGCTCGACTGGGCCAACGTGCGCCGCGTCTTCGAGGGCGCGGCGGTGGAGGCGCGGCGCGGCTCGCTCGCGCTCGGCGCCTTCGCGGCGCACCCGCTCACGTTGCGCCCGCTTCGCCGCGACATCGCCGATGATGTGGCCCAACTCTGGGGAACCACCGCCGCCTGGCAGGCGCCGCGCGGCGGCCGCATCGTCGAAGGCGCCATCCTCGTCAAGTCGCTGGACGCGGTGGGGACGACGCCGTCCACGAAGCGTTCGGCGGCAACGGCGCGCGTCGTCACGCCACTTGCCCGTCCCGACCTCCTGCTCGAGGTCGAAGGCGGCGCGCAGCAGGTGAGCACCAGCGGCAACACATCCTACGCCACCATGCTCGCCAGCGACCTCACCTGGTCGCCCAAGCGTCGCTGGACTCCGTCGTTCGCGCTGGGCTTTGATCGGGCGAGCGGGACCGCCGCGGGCGAACGCGCGCAGAGCGGGACGTGGGATCAGTTGTATCCCCTGGCCCATGCATACGCCGGCTACGCCGACGTGCTGGGGCGCCGCAACCTCGTGGAAGAGCGTTTCGTCGTGCAGTTCTCCCCGCTCCCCGCAGGTCGCTTCAGGACCGGGCTGCACTCCTTCCAGCGCGCCTCCACCGCCGACGCGGCGTACGACGCGACGGGTGGCGTGTTCCGCGCCGGCAACGCCGGGACTTCGCGCGCCGTGGGAACGGAACTCGACGTCACGCTGCAGTGGCGGTTGGGTCGGCACATGCGCATGGACGGCGGCTTTGCGCGCTTCGCCCCCGGTGCCTTCATGAAGGAGTCCGGGAGCGCACGAGCGTATTCGTGGCTCTTCTCGGCGCTCACCGCGACGTTCTAG